A region from the Halomarina litorea genome encodes:
- a CDS encoding alpha,alpha-trehalose-phosphate synthase (UDP-forming), with amino-acid sequence MTPSSDTTAEAPGSLGDLLVVSNRQPYRHYYEGDEVAVDRPAGGLTAGLDPVMQRTDGTWVAWGDGEADRAAANEDGEVRLPPEDESYTLKRVWLSDEAIEGYYYGYSNRVLWPLCHGGTWLTEYAQQYWDCYQSVNEQFADAVIDRADADTTVWFQDYHFALAPRRVREATDAFLMHFWHITWPGADTFRACPQREALLDGLLGNDLLGFHVERYCRNFLDCVEDTFDDAFIDREGGRVRFRDHTTHVAAFPMGIDAEATEAATRRADGEHWRAFCEDRDIAPETRVVLGVDRLDYTKGIVERLEALERLFEIHPEWQGNLVYVQKADESRSLIPEYQNLQQNVAKAVERIDERFGTDDWVPVVYTTDWFTQEELCDLYRHSDAMLVSALRDGMNLVAKEYVAAQIDDDGVLVLSDQVGAHDELGDFAVSFNPYDTDGFAETIHRALTMDSQEVRARMRGLRGMVAGNDLYAWMNDIFAVASELRDEGRDGDWS; translated from the coding sequence ATGACGCCCAGTTCCGACACGACGGCAGAGGCCCCCGGGTCGCTCGGCGACCTCCTCGTCGTCTCGAACCGCCAGCCCTACCGCCACTACTACGAGGGCGACGAAGTCGCCGTCGACCGGCCCGCTGGCGGGTTGACCGCCGGACTGGACCCGGTGATGCAGCGGACCGACGGGACGTGGGTCGCGTGGGGCGACGGCGAGGCCGACAGGGCGGCCGCGAACGAGGACGGCGAGGTTCGCCTCCCCCCCGAGGACGAATCGTACACGCTCAAGCGCGTCTGGCTCTCCGACGAGGCTATCGAGGGCTACTACTACGGCTATTCGAACCGCGTGCTCTGGCCGCTCTGCCACGGCGGGACGTGGCTCACCGAGTACGCCCAGCAGTACTGGGACTGCTACCAGTCGGTCAACGAACAGTTCGCCGACGCGGTCATCGACCGCGCTGACGCGGACACGACGGTGTGGTTCCAGGACTACCACTTCGCGCTCGCCCCCCGGCGGGTCCGCGAGGCCACCGACGCCTTCCTCATGCACTTCTGGCACATCACGTGGCCCGGCGCCGACACCTTCCGCGCGTGCCCACAGCGGGAGGCGCTCCTCGACGGTCTCCTCGGAAACGACCTCCTCGGGTTCCACGTCGAGCGCTACTGCCGGAACTTCCTCGACTGCGTGGAGGACACGTTCGACGACGCCTTCATCGACCGCGAGGGCGGTCGCGTCAGGTTCAGGGACCACACCACCCACGTCGCCGCCTTCCCGATGGGTATCGACGCCGAGGCCACCGAGGCCGCCACCCGGCGCGCCGACGGCGAGCACTGGCGGGCGTTCTGCGAGGACCGAGACATCGCCCCCGAAACCCGCGTCGTCCTCGGCGTGGACCGCCTCGACTACACGAAGGGTATCGTCGAGCGTCTCGAGGCCCTCGAACGCCTCTTCGAGATTCACCCCGAGTGGCAGGGGAACCTCGTCTACGTCCAGAAGGCCGACGAGAGCCGTTCGCTCATCCCCGAGTACCAGAACCTCCAGCAGAACGTGGCGAAGGCCGTCGAACGCATCGACGAACGCTTCGGCACGGACGACTGGGTGCCCGTGGTGTACACCACCGACTGGTTCACACAGGAGGAACTGTGTGACCTCTATCGCCACAGCGACGCGATGCTCGTGAGCGCGTTGCGCGACGGGATGAACCTCGTCGCCAAGGAGTACGTCGCCGCCCAGATCGACGACGACGGCGTCCTCGTCCTCTCGGACCAGGTAGGCGCACACGACGAACTCGGCGACTTCGCCGTCTCGTTCAACCCCTACGACACCGACGGCTTCGCCGAGACCATCCACCGCGCGCTCACGATGGACTCCCAGGAGGTCCGCGCGCGCATGCGGGGCCTTCGGGGGATGGTCGCGGGGAACGACCTCTACGCGTGGATGAACGACATCTTCGCAGTCGCGAGCGAACTGCGCGACGAGGGACGCGACGGCGACTGGTCCTGA
- a CDS encoding DUF4097 family beta strand repeat-containing protein, with amino-acid sequence MARYTRRRYLLTAGAAFAVLSVGPGVARADFEFESDDGDVEVSDDGFEFESDGCAGELELESTGSDLEFESDGCSVEVSDGDFEFESDDGDVEYRSDDGDVDFEFESDGDVEVSGDDLRIDIDDDDVEVRGLSGRRIRYERDGDDDDVEIDVGDGDFEFEDDDGRIEIRFG; translated from the coding sequence ATGGCGCGATACACCCGACGGCGGTATCTCCTGACTGCGGGAGCCGCGTTCGCGGTACTCTCGGTCGGGCCGGGCGTGGCGAGGGCGGACTTCGAGTTCGAGAGCGACGACGGCGACGTGGAGGTCAGCGACGACGGCTTCGAGTTCGAGAGCGACGGCTGTGCCGGCGAACTGGAACTGGAGAGCACGGGTAGCGACCTCGAGTTCGAGAGCGACGGCTGCAGCGTCGAAGTGAGCGACGGCGACTTCGAGTTCGAGAGCGACGACGGCGACGTCGAGTACCGGAGCGACGACGGCGACGTGGACTTCGAGTTCGAGAGCGACGGCGACGTGGAGGTCAGCGGCGACGACCTCCGTATCGACATCGACGACGACGACGTCGAGGTCCGTGGCCTCAGTGGCCGACGTATCAGGTACGAACGCGACGGTGACGACGACGACGTCGAGATAGACGTCGGCGACGGCGACTTCGAGTTCGAGGACGATGACGGGAGAATCGAGATTCGCTTCGGCTGA
- a CDS encoding DedA family protein, with product MDLTQTAVDLVRTYGYLGVFLFTFLESSMLFPLLPSEVVLPAAAAVLVVDPLSLALFAGTATAGVTVGSLVLFVAFARGGERALSRWSFLRVDREDVERGRRWFRRWGDHSVLWGRLLPVLRSIVSIPAGIARMDVRRFALYSAVGGLAFNAAVGAVVYAGRQRSVYHVATEWGRSHPVAAGGAFAVLAAIGTGVWYYVE from the coding sequence GTGGACCTGACACAGACAGCGGTCGACCTCGTGCGCACCTACGGGTATCTCGGCGTGTTCCTGTTTACGTTTCTCGAGTCGTCGATGCTGTTCCCCCTCCTGCCCAGCGAGGTGGTGCTCCCGGCTGCCGCCGCTGTGCTCGTCGTCGACCCCCTCTCGCTGGCGCTGTTCGCCGGAACCGCGACGGCGGGGGTGACCGTCGGGAGCCTCGTCCTCTTCGTCGCCTTCGCCCGGGGCGGGGAGCGCGCGCTCTCTCGCTGGTCGTTCCTCCGGGTCGACCGCGAGGACGTCGAACGCGGGCGGCGGTGGTTCCGCCGCTGGGGCGACCACTCCGTGCTGTGGGGGCGGCTCCTGCCTGTCCTGCGGTCTATCGTCTCCATTCCGGCGGGAATCGCCCGGATGGACGTGCGACGGTTCGCGCTGTACTCGGCGGTGGGCGGACTGGCGTTCAACGCCGCTGTCGGTGCGGTGGTGTATGCCGGACGCCAGCGGTCGGTGTACCACGTCGCCACCGAGTGGGGCCGTTCCCACCCGGTCGCCGCGGGGGGAGCGTTCGCCGTCCTCGCAGCAATCGGTACTGGCGTCTGGTACTACGTGGAGTAG
- a CDS encoding helix-turn-helix transcriptional regulator, whose protein sequence is MSRPPIRTAGRLLVVVVCLLLCAAGVGVAAQGATIQGVSFSGGGVVGTDQGVTFLAGWQSQQLAVELDASEGNYEVCAQVGSGPNAADLGCRTVTATAGAQTVTFTLAEWPTNATGQQTLSVSVSNGSGAPLDTVTRQLHVLPAGGDFDDDGLGNQDERQRGTNIRVTDTDGDGLSDGREVNQLGTNATRTDTDGDGLGDGVELSTDDGYETSPTEPDTDGDGLSDGAEQTSYGTDPTAKDTDGDGLEDGVEVSGTNSFETDPNKADSDGDGLSDGQEVNVYGTDPTTTDTDSDGLTDSQEIHGETGYETNASNADTDADTLSDGAEVNEYGTDPTTKDTDEDGVNDAEEIEAGTDPSEGRVPPGSGGLQLDDAALVGGLLALYALVIGAVIWVGRSRTDTGEDESMGHGGDDDGPPAGGATTDQPSPMTNEDRVRQMLDESGGRLKQSDIVAQTDWSKSKVSRLLSKMESDGEIRKISIGRENLITRPGDEPESARPPFEEQGGG, encoded by the coding sequence ATGTCTCGCCCTCCTATCCGGACGGCCGGCCGCCTATTGGTCGTCGTCGTCTGTCTGCTCCTCTGTGCGGCCGGCGTCGGGGTCGCTGCCCAGGGCGCCACCATTCAGGGAGTGTCGTTCTCCGGCGGCGGCGTCGTCGGGACCGACCAGGGTGTCACCTTCCTCGCCGGGTGGCAGTCCCAGCAACTCGCCGTGGAACTCGACGCGAGCGAGGGCAACTACGAGGTGTGTGCGCAGGTGGGAAGCGGGCCGAACGCCGCCGACCTCGGCTGTCGGACGGTCACCGCCACCGCGGGCGCGCAGACGGTGACGTTCACGCTGGCGGAGTGGCCCACCAACGCCACCGGCCAGCAGACGCTCTCGGTGAGCGTCTCCAACGGGTCGGGGGCACCGCTCGACACCGTGACGAGGCAACTGCACGTCCTCCCCGCCGGCGGTGACTTCGACGACGACGGCCTCGGCAACCAGGACGAGCGCCAGCGGGGCACCAACATCCGGGTCACAGACACCGACGGCGACGGCCTCAGCGACGGCCGGGAGGTCAACCAGTTGGGAACGAACGCCACCCGGACCGACACGGACGGCGACGGTCTCGGCGACGGGGTCGAACTCAGCACCGACGACGGCTACGAGACCAGCCCGACGGAACCCGACACGGACGGCGACGGCCTCAGCGACGGGGCCGAACAGACCTCCTACGGGACGGACCCCACCGCCAAGGACACAGACGGCGACGGTCTGGAGGACGGTGTGGAGGTGAGCGGGACCAACAGCTTCGAGACGGACCCGAACAAGGCAGACTCCGACGGTGACGGCCTCAGCGACGGGCAGGAGGTGAACGTCTACGGCACCGACCCGACCACGACCGACACCGACAGCGACGGCCTCACGGACAGTCAGGAGATACACGGGGAGACGGGCTACGAGACGAACGCGAGCAACGCCGACACCGACGCCGACACGCTCAGCGACGGCGCCGAGGTCAACGAGTACGGCACCGACCCGACCACCAAGGACACCGACGAGGACGGCGTCAACGACGCAGAGGAGATCGAGGCGGGCACGGACCCGAGCGAGGGTCGCGTCCCGCCCGGGAGCGGGGGGCTCCAGCTCGACGACGCGGCCCTCGTCGGCGGGCTCCTCGCCCTCTACGCCCTCGTCATCGGGGCTGTCATCTGGGTCGGGCGCTCGCGGACGGACACGGGGGAAGACGAGTCGATGGGCCACGGCGGCGACGACGACGGGCCGCCCGCCGGCGGTGCCACGACCGACCAGCCCTCGCCGATGACCAACGAGGACCGCGTCCGCCAGATGCTCGACGAGAGCGGCGGTCGCCTCAAGCAGTCCGACATCGTCGCCCAGACCGACTGGTCGAAGTCGAAGGTGTCGCGACTCCTCTCGAAGATGGAGTCCGACGGCGAGATTCGCAAGATCAGCATCGGGCGCGAGAACCTCATCACGCGCCCCGGCGACGAACCCGAGAGCGCCCGCCCGCCCTTCGAGGAACAGGGCGGGGGCTGA
- a CDS encoding metallophosphoesterase family protein codes for MRIGLLSDVHANAVALAAVREAMPDVEAVVCAGDVVGYNPHPAECVEAVREAGWPTVQGNHDRVVATPDRYRHNEMAHAGLRYAYEHLDSAQLSWLADLPESRTLFDGQVRVVHSHPTERDRYVMPRGFAALEPHLGDERVLVLGHTHVQHHERVDGTLVVNPGSVGQPRDGDPRAAFAVLDLEASSVSVTAHRVEYDVERVRADVAAADLPERTGARLARGE; via the coding sequence ATGCGAATCGGACTCCTCTCCGACGTCCACGCGAACGCCGTCGCACTCGCGGCCGTCCGCGAGGCCATGCCGGACGTCGAGGCCGTGGTCTGTGCGGGCGACGTCGTGGGCTACAACCCCCACCCCGCCGAGTGCGTCGAGGCGGTCCGCGAGGCGGGGTGGCCGACCGTGCAGGGCAACCACGACCGGGTGGTCGCCACGCCCGACCGCTACCGACACAACGAGATGGCCCACGCCGGCCTGCGCTACGCGTACGAACACCTCGATTCGGCCCAGTTGTCGTGGCTGGCCGACCTGCCCGAGTCTCGGACGCTGTTCGACGGGCAGGTCCGGGTCGTCCACAGCCACCCCACGGAGCGCGACCGGTACGTCATGCCCCGCGGGTTCGCCGCCCTCGAACCACACCTCGGGGACGAACGGGTGCTGGTCCTCGGTCACACCCACGTCCAGCACCACGAGCGGGTGGACGGGACGCTCGTCGTCAACCCGGGCAGCGTCGGCCAGCCGCGCGACGGCGATCCCCGCGCGGCGTTCGCGGTGCTCGACCTCGAGGCGTCGTCCGTGAGCGTCACGGCCCACCGCGTCGAGTACGACGTCGAGCGGGTTCGTGCGGACGTGGCGGCCGCCGACCTCCCCGAGCGGACGGGGGCGCGACTCGCGCGCGGCGAGTGA
- a CDS encoding DUF4129 domain-containing protein has product MNRERLTPVLLALLAVLALAGAAATLDSARSGSLAGDGAGTGFGDSDAREVDFGNPPPPETPVTAPAYPHLLALVFAGAVLVSLVAAAVWVYREGVDALKQLVALVVPVAVLLVLLYLVFLANLGGASGIAGAFGSRLPQFPGGGSSGGASAAVSSSPPVVVAALLAAVLVAVLLVVVRATGDDAVEPVADPEPDDRTTEVAAIGEAAGRAADRIEGETTFANAVYRAWREMTDPLDLPRETSTPGEFAAAAVAAGMGREDVRELTDLFEATRYGGVSADETRERRAVEALRRIEREYGGK; this is encoded by the coding sequence GTGAACCGCGAACGCCTCACGCCGGTCCTCCTCGCCCTCCTCGCGGTCCTGGCGCTGGCTGGCGCCGCGGCGACGCTGGACTCCGCGCGAAGCGGGTCACTCGCCGGCGACGGCGCGGGCACCGGTTTCGGTGACAGCGACGCCCGCGAGGTCGACTTCGGGAACCCGCCGCCCCCCGAAACGCCCGTCACCGCACCCGCGTACCCGCACCTCCTCGCTCTCGTCTTCGCCGGAGCCGTCCTCGTCAGCCTCGTCGCCGCCGCCGTCTGGGTCTACCGCGAGGGCGTCGACGCGCTCAAACAGCTCGTGGCGCTCGTCGTCCCCGTCGCCGTCCTCCTCGTCCTCCTGTATCTGGTCTTTCTGGCGAACCTCGGCGGGGCGTCGGGAATCGCGGGAGCGTTCGGGAGTCGTCTCCCGCAGTTCCCCGGCGGCGGGTCGAGCGGCGGGGCGTCGGCGGCCGTCTCGTCCTCGCCGCCGGTGGTCGTCGCGGCGCTGCTGGCGGCCGTCCTCGTCGCCGTCCTCCTCGTCGTCGTCCGGGCGACGGGTGACGACGCGGTCGAACCGGTCGCCGACCCGGAGCCGGACGACCGGACGACAGAAGTCGCGGCCATCGGCGAGGCGGCGGGGCGGGCCGCAGACCGCATCGAGGGCGAGACGACGTTCGCGAACGCCGTCTACCGCGCCTGGCGGGAGATGACCGACCCGCTCGACCTGCCCCGTGAGACGAGCACGCCCGGCGAGTTCGCCGCCGCCGCCGTCGCCGCGGGGATGGGCCGCGAGGACGTGCGCGAACTGACGGACCTGTTCGAGGCGACCCGTTACGGCGGCGTCTCGGCCGACGAGACCCGCGAACGGCGCGCCGTGGAGGCGCTCCGACGCATCGAACGCGAGTACGGGGGGAAGTGA
- a CDS encoding DUF7269 family protein, whose translation MRRLAVLGALLALLGLAVAFVPSLLGNPLPSVLVSLVGAAALLGGVRVGLSRYANGSEPVLPTPERRQSASVPGDGFDVDLGRASRHGRVGGATDRDRLRDDLHATAVEVLVRYDGNSPAEAADRLAAGTWTDDRHAAAFFAAEPVELPLTDRVRFAVTSDSAFRRQATHAVAALDGRVAGGR comes from the coding sequence ATGCGGCGCCTCGCCGTCCTCGGTGCGCTGCTGGCCCTGCTCGGGTTGGCCGTCGCGTTCGTCCCGTCACTGCTCGGCAACCCCCTCCCTTCGGTGTTGGTCTCCCTCGTCGGCGCCGCCGCCCTCCTCGGGGGCGTCCGGGTCGGCCTGTCGCGCTACGCGAACGGGTCGGAACCGGTCCTCCCGACGCCCGAGCGGCGGCAGTCGGCGTCGGTTCCCGGCGACGGCTTCGACGTCGACCTCGGGCGCGCCTCCCGGCACGGACGGGTCGGCGGGGCCACCGACCGGGACCGGTTGCGCGACGACCTGCACGCCACCGCCGTGGAGGTGCTCGTCCGGTACGACGGGAACTCGCCGGCGGAGGCCGCCGACCGCCTCGCGGCGGGGACGTGGACCGATGACCGTCACGCGGCGGCGTTCTTCGCCGCCGAACCGGTGGAACTGCCGCTGACCGACCGGGTCCGCTTCGCCGTCACCAGCGACTCGGCGTTCCGTCGGCAGGCCACACACGCCGTCGCGGCCCTCGACGGGCGCGTCGCCGGGGGACGGTGA
- a CDS encoding DUF58 domain-containing protein, protein MAGLPFTRRTGHWTGVNAAALVVAGAGVLLGRSGLVLAGCVAVGLVAYASAGTPPAVSLRVERTLSTTRPDRDEDVEVRVAVTNEGESLLPDLRVVDGVPTGLAVEEGSPRHGTALRPGKTARFSYTLRAERGVHRFDPATVVARDSSGASERRVAVRCDDEVRCVPPLPDPAGVPLRAAATGITGETAVAEGGPGSAFYAVREYRRGDPLNRIDWNRAARTGRLSTVEFQRERSASVAVVVDARAEAYVAPAADDRTAVERCVEAAGAVFEGRRLAGDRVGLAALAPEECWLAPTTGEDHRLRARELLATHPALAPTAPEEPYFGTIRLSKLRRRLPAGAQVVFCSPLADDYAVRVARRLDAAGNRVTVVSPDPTTGGTPGRRLARVERSLRCSTLRESGIPVVDWRDGSLQSTVANAVRRWSR, encoded by the coding sequence ATGGCTGGCCTGCCGTTCACGAGACGGACCGGCCACTGGACGGGGGTCAACGCCGCCGCACTCGTCGTCGCGGGTGCGGGCGTCCTCCTCGGGCGGTCGGGACTCGTCCTCGCGGGGTGCGTCGCCGTCGGCCTCGTCGCCTACGCGAGCGCCGGCACGCCACCCGCCGTCTCCCTCCGGGTCGAACGCACCCTCTCGACGACCCGCCCCGACCGCGACGAAGATGTCGAGGTGCGCGTCGCGGTGACGAACGAGGGCGAGTCGCTCCTTCCGGACCTGCGAGTCGTCGACGGCGTCCCCACGGGCCTGGCCGTCGAGGAGGGTTCACCGCGCCACGGGACGGCGCTCCGACCGGGCAAGACCGCACGCTTCTCCTACACCCTCCGGGCCGAACGCGGCGTCCACCGCTTCGACCCCGCCACCGTCGTCGCCCGCGATTCCAGCGGCGCGAGCGAGCGGCGGGTCGCGGTTCGGTGCGACGACGAGGTTCGGTGTGTCCCGCCGCTCCCTGACCCCGCCGGCGTCCCCCTGCGGGCAGCCGCGACGGGTATCACGGGCGAGACGGCGGTGGCCGAGGGCGGACCGGGCAGCGCCTTCTACGCCGTCCGGGAGTACCGCCGCGGCGACCCGCTGAACCGCATCGACTGGAACCGCGCGGCGCGGACGGGGCGCCTCTCGACGGTGGAGTTCCAGCGCGAGCGGTCGGCGAGCGTCGCCGTCGTCGTCGACGCCCGCGCGGAGGCCTACGTCGCGCCCGCCGCGGACGACCGGACCGCGGTCGAACGCTGTGTCGAGGCCGCCGGGGCGGTGTTCGAGGGTCGCCGCCTCGCGGGCGACCGAGTCGGGCTGGCGGCGCTCGCACCCGAGGAGTGCTGGCTCGCTCCGACGACGGGCGAGGACCACCGTCTGCGCGCACGCGAGTTGCTCGCGACGCACCCGGCGCTCGCGCCCACCGCGCCGGAGGAACCCTACTTCGGGACCATCCGCCTCTCGAAGCTCCGCAGGCGACTCCCCGCGGGCGCGCAGGTGGTGTTCTGCAGTCCGCTGGCCGACGACTACGCCGTCCGGGTCGCCCGACGGCTCGACGCCGCCGGCAACCGCGTCACCGTCGTCTCGCCCGACCCGACGACGGGCGGGACGCCCGGGCGGCGACTCGCGCGAGTCGAGCGCTCGCTTCGCTGCTCGACGCTCCGCGAGTCCGGCATCCCGGTGGTCGACTGGCGCGACGGTTCTCTGCAGTCGACGGTGGCGAACGCCGTCCGGCGGTGGTCGCGATGA
- a CDS encoding DUF7519 family protein: MNGASAPATEDAIDRRPGRASVVLTGTLALVALLPLVLAPTAVVAGGLGTVLLVGGTAVGSDRVATAGLLGLLVGVVLAGLAGVTPGFVLVATAAALVAWDAAVQAIDLGRMLGREASTRRAHTVHVAATAGVAALVSAFGYAAFRVVEGGRPVTALVLLLLGGVVLAATLRA; the protein is encoded by the coding sequence ATGAACGGCGCGTCGGCCCCCGCGACCGAGGACGCCATCGACCGGCGACCCGGGCGAGCGAGCGTCGTCCTCACCGGGACGCTGGCGCTCGTCGCCCTCCTCCCGCTCGTCCTCGCACCGACCGCGGTCGTCGCGGGCGGCCTCGGGACGGTCCTCCTCGTCGGCGGGACTGCCGTCGGCTCCGACCGGGTGGCGACGGCGGGCCTGCTCGGCCTGCTCGTCGGCGTCGTCCTCGCGGGGCTGGCCGGCGTCACTCCCGGGTTCGTGCTGGTGGCGACGGCCGCCGCGCTGGTCGCGTGGGACGCCGCCGTGCAGGCCATCGACCTCGGTCGGATGCTCGGCCGGGAGGCGTCGACGCGCCGGGCGCACACAGTCCACGTCGCGGCGACGGCGGGCGTCGCCGCCCTCGTCTCGGCGTTCGGCTACGCCGCCTTCCGCGTGGTCGAGGGGGGTCGCCCGGTGACGGCGCTCGTCCTCCTCCTCCTCGGGGGCGTCGTGCTGGCCGCCACGCTCCGGGCGTAG
- a CDS encoding TIGR03557 family F420-dependent LLM class oxidoreductase: protein MTDELELGYTLSCEEHGPNELVDQARRAEEAGFDFLSISDHFHPWVSAQGESPFVWSTLGGVATATEDIDVGVGVTAPIMRIHPVNVAQATATVADMFDGRFTFGVGTGELLNEHVTAEQWPEHAVRLSMLKEAVEVIRELWTGEQTSFHGEFYDVQNARLFTLPDENPPIVVSAFGERAAQAAADFGDGIWSVGPQDVVETWEEAGGEGPRYTQLHACVASSVDEAAATVHERWPNSALPGELAAELPTTAHFEQACEMVSEEDVREGSITLGRDADEHIESIQESVDAGYDHVYVHQIGDDQEVAIEFYESEVLPSFR from the coding sequence ATGACCGACGAACTCGAACTGGGCTACACCCTCTCCTGTGAGGAACACGGCCCGAACGAACTGGTCGACCAGGCACGGCGGGCGGAGGAGGCTGGCTTCGACTTCCTCTCCATCTCGGACCACTTCCACCCGTGGGTGAGCGCACAGGGCGAGTCGCCGTTCGTCTGGAGCACGCTCGGGGGCGTCGCCACCGCCACGGAGGATATCGACGTGGGCGTCGGCGTCACCGCGCCCATCATGCGCATCCACCCGGTGAACGTCGCGCAGGCCACCGCGACGGTCGCCGACATGTTCGACGGGCGGTTCACCTTCGGCGTCGGCACCGGCGAACTGCTGAACGAACACGTCACCGCCGAGCAGTGGCCCGAACACGCCGTCCGCCTGTCGATGCTGAAGGAGGCGGTGGAGGTCATCCGCGAACTGTGGACCGGCGAGCAGACCAGTTTCCACGGCGAGTTCTACGACGTCCAGAACGCCCGCCTGTTCACCCTGCCCGACGAGAACCCGCCCATCGTCGTCTCGGCGTTCGGCGAGCGTGCCGCGCAGGCCGCCGCCGACTTCGGGGACGGCATCTGGTCCGTCGGACCGCAGGACGTCGTCGAGACGTGGGAGGAGGCCGGCGGCGAGGGGCCGCGCTACACGCAACTGCACGCCTGCGTCGCCAGCAGCGTGGACGAGGCGGCGGCGACGGTCCACGAGCGGTGGCCCAACTCCGCACTCCCCGGCGAACTGGCCGCGGAACTCCCCACGACGGCGCACTTCGAGCAGGCCTGCGAGATGGTGAGCGAGGAGGACGTCCGCGAGGGGAGCATCACGCTCGGTCGGGACGCCGACGAGCACATCGAGAGCATCCAGGAGAGCGTCGACGCGGGCTACGACCACGTCTACGTCCACCAGATCGGGGACGACCAGGAGGTGGCCATCGAGTTCTACGAGTCCGAGGTGCTCCCCTCGTTCCGGTAG
- a CDS encoding AAA family ATPase, translated as MDIDEAASECAAVTDAVRSGVVADRTFVERILLGVLARGHVLLEDVPGTGKTLTARSVATALGLSFSRVQFTPDLLPSDVTGTHIFNEKDREFEFQRGPIFANIVLADEINRAPPKTQSALLEAMEEGQVTVDGETRELPKPFFVIATQNPVEHEGTFPLPEAQVDRFVVKTSIGYPDRDGEVELLRRRAGRETRSPHVETVLTPERVSDLRSVPEGVRVEDDLLGYMADIARATREDRRVEVGVSPRGTQRLFEAARAQAVLYGRAFVTPDDIKDVAHPVLAHRIVLTPDAKVENVRKAAVVADALDSVPVPTV; from the coding sequence ATGGACATCGACGAGGCGGCCAGCGAGTGCGCCGCCGTCACCGACGCCGTCCGGTCCGGCGTCGTCGCAGACCGGACGTTCGTCGAGCGAATCCTGCTCGGCGTCCTCGCCCGCGGCCACGTCCTGCTGGAGGACGTGCCGGGGACCGGGAAGACCCTCACCGCACGCAGCGTCGCCACCGCCCTCGGCCTCTCCTTTTCGCGCGTCCAGTTCACCCCGGACCTCCTCCCCTCGGACGTGACAGGCACCCACATCTTCAACGAGAAGGACCGGGAGTTCGAGTTCCAGCGAGGCCCCATCTTCGCGAACATCGTCCTCGCCGACGAGATCAACCGCGCGCCCCCCAAGACCCAGTCCGCCCTCCTCGAAGCGATGGAGGAAGGGCAGGTGACGGTGGACGGCGAGACGCGCGAGTTGCCGAAACCGTTCTTCGTCATCGCGACGCAGAACCCCGTCGAGCACGAGGGGACCTTCCCGCTCCCCGAGGCACAGGTGGACCGCTTCGTCGTCAAGACCAGCATCGGCTACCCGGACCGCGACGGCGAGGTGGAGCTACTCAGGCGACGGGCGGGCCGCGAGACGCGCAGCCCCCACGTCGAGACGGTGCTCACCCCCGAACGGGTCTCGGACCTTCGGTCCGTCCCCGAGGGCGTCCGCGTCGAGGACGACCTGCTGGGGTACATGGCGGACATCGCGCGGGCGACCCGCGAGGACCGCCGCGTGGAGGTGGGGGTGTCCCCGCGTGGTACCCAGCGCCTGTTCGAGGCGGCCCGCGCACAGGCAGTCCTCTACGGACGAGCGTTCGTCACGCCCGACGACATCAAGGACGTCGCCCACCCCGTCCTCGCCCACCGCATCGTCCTCACGCCGGACGCGAAGGTCGAGAACGTCCGGAAGGCGGCAGTCGTCGCGGACGCCCTCGACTCCGTGCCCGTCCCGACCGTCTGA